ACAAATAATTAACGAAAAACAAGCTTACAACATAAGGTAGCATCTGTATTTTTGTGCGATATATACCTTTTATAACGGGAAGTAATGGATAACCTGCCGCCTGATAATCTTCTTTTTTTAAAATCCCAAGTGACCAAAAGTGTGGTGGTTGCCATAAAAAAAGAAACAAAAATAAAAGCCATGCGCCGAGTTCCAACTTATTTGAAAAACTGCAGTAGCCGATCATTGGCGGCATAGATCCAGAAATACCTCCGATTGAAGTACTCCAGGTTGATGTCGGTTTTAGCCAAGCCGTGTAGATCACTACGTAAACAAATAGGCCAATGAAACCCAAAACTGCGCTTAGTGGATTGACAAGGATATACAAAGCGGTCAGTCCAACGAACCCTGCTACAATCCCAACGATCAATACGTTCCGAGGCTTCAACCGCCCGCTCGGTAACGGACGAACACGAGTC
The window above is part of the Paenibacillus lutimineralis genome. Proteins encoded here:
- the cyoE gene encoding heme o synthase, producing MQNNSGASGQSLIDIHPWRDWISVIKPGILVSNLFCAFAGYCLASRWKFGDLTLIFMLFGTTLVVATASMLNNFLDRARDLKMERTRVRPLPSGRLKPRNVLIVGIVAGFVGLTALYILVNPLSAVLGFIGLFVYVVIYTAWLKPTSTWSTSIGGISGSMPPMIGYCSFSNKLELGAWLLFLFLFLWQPPHFWSLGILKKEDYQAAGYPLLPVIKGIYRTKIQMLPYVVSLFFVNYLLFDHHYVGVGYLIVSGALLMIWLISCLHGLITKNEARWASNNFRLSLYFLTFSLLMMMIEIALL